In Salinisphaera sp. T31B1, the following are encoded in one genomic region:
- a CDS encoding dodecin, translating into MSDNVYKSVELTGSSETSQEDAVRKAISEASKTIKQMRWFQVTGTRGHIENGEIAHWQVTVKVGFTLED; encoded by the coding sequence ATGAGCGACAATGTGTACAAGTCGGTCGAGCTGACCGGTTCTTCGGAAACCAGCCAGGAAGACGCCGTACGCAAGGCCATCTCCGAGGCCTCGAAGACCATCAAGCAGATGCGCTGGTTTCAGGTCACCGGCACCCGCGGTCATATCGAAAACGGCGAGATCGCGCACTGGCAGGTCACGGTCAAGGTCGGGTTCACGCTCGAAGACTGA
- a CDS encoding YhdH/YhfP family quinone oxidoreductase codes for MKAIRIVDTDNGTSADITDMEIADLSDGNVVIRSQYSSLNFKDALAITGKGKIARKRPLNAGIDVAGVVEESDDDRFAPGDEVVVTGWFLSETRDGGLAEYVRVPGDLVIKRPDGLSLWETMALGTAGFTAGMAIKRMEDNFQTPADGPVLVTGATGGVGMFAVDLLARRGYEVTAVSRKADAEGDFLKKLGATNVITPDALDLEGKPLGKPVYAGAIDSVGADLLANICAQIQPYGNVAAIGLAGGPKLSTTVMPFILRGVSLLGVHSVECPQAWREQIWAQLAGEHKPAHLQTIAAETVGLAEVFGVCDKIMAGENTGRTVVDINA; via the coding sequence ATGAAAGCCATCCGGATTGTTGACACCGACAACGGCACCTCCGCCGATATCACCGACATGGAGATCGCAGACCTGTCCGACGGCAATGTCGTCATTCGGTCGCAGTACTCCTCGCTCAACTTCAAGGATGCGCTGGCGATCACGGGCAAGGGCAAGATTGCCCGCAAACGGCCGCTCAACGCCGGCATCGACGTGGCCGGTGTGGTCGAGGAAAGCGATGACGATCGCTTCGCGCCGGGCGACGAAGTCGTGGTGACCGGCTGGTTCTTGAGCGAGACCCGCGACGGCGGTCTGGCCGAATATGTGCGCGTGCCGGGTGATCTGGTGATCAAGCGCCCGGACGGGCTGAGCCTGTGGGAAACCATGGCGCTGGGCACGGCGGGCTTTACTGCCGGCATGGCGATCAAGCGCATGGAAGACAATTTCCAGACGCCCGCCGACGGGCCGGTCCTGGTCACCGGTGCAACCGGCGGTGTGGGCATGTTCGCTGTCGACCTGCTGGCACGGCGCGGCTATGAAGTGACCGCCGTCTCCCGCAAGGCCGACGCCGAAGGCGATTTCCTCAAGAAGCTGGGCGCGACCAACGTCATCACGCCCGATGCGCTCGATCTGGAGGGCAAGCCGCTGGGCAAGCCGGTCTACGCCGGCGCCATCGACTCGGTCGGTGCCGATCTGCTGGCCAACATCTGTGCCCAGATCCAGCCCTATGGCAACGTTGCCGCGATCGGGCTGGCCGGCGGGCCGAAACTGTCCACGACGGTGATGCCGTTCATTCTGCGCGGCGTCTCGCTGCTTGGCGTTCATTCGGTGGAGTGCCCGCAGGCGTGGCGCGAGCAGATCTGGGCCCAGCTGGCCGGTGAGCACAAGCCTGCCCATCTACAGACCATCGCCGCCGAAACCGTGGGTCTGGCCGAGGTCTTCGGTGTGTGTGACAAGATCATGGCCGGCGAGAACACCGGCCGTACGGTCGTCGATATCAACGCCTGA
- the pdxH gene encoding pyridoxamine 5'-phosphate oxidase, with translation MADQPSAWQGTLDRADLVESRVPADPLALFADWYDHARNSGMVEPTAMTLATVDADGNPSARIVLLKGFDIDGFRFYTNYDSRKGRALAAHPRAALVFWWERCERQVRVTGRVRKLDADTSNAYFENRSRGSRLGAHASPQSRVLAGRDELEQRLAETEARFAGRAVERPEHWGGYALVPDAIEFWQARRSRLHDRLQYVRDAHDDHWQIERLAP, from the coding sequence ATGGCCGACCAGCCAAGCGCATGGCAGGGTACGCTGGATCGCGCCGATCTGGTCGAGTCACGCGTGCCCGCCGACCCGCTGGCGTTGTTCGCCGACTGGTACGACCATGCCCGGAACTCGGGCATGGTCGAGCCCACCGCGATGACGCTGGCCACGGTGGACGCCGACGGCAATCCGTCGGCGCGCATCGTGTTGCTCAAGGGCTTCGATATCGACGGCTTCAGGTTCTATACCAATTACGACAGCCGCAAGGGGCGGGCCCTGGCCGCACACCCGCGCGCAGCCCTGGTGTTCTGGTGGGAACGCTGCGAACGTCAGGTACGCGTTACCGGCCGGGTTCGCAAGCTCGACGCCGATACCTCGAACGCCTATTTCGAGAACCGTTCGCGCGGCAGCCGTCTCGGTGCCCATGCCTCGCCGCAGAGCCGCGTGCTGGCAGGCCGCGACGAACTCGAACAGCGGCTGGCCGAAACCGAGGCACGTTTCGCCGGTCGCGCGGTCGAACGCCCCGAACACTGGGGTGGCTACGCGCTCGTACCCGATGCGATCGAATTCTGGCAGGCCCGACGCAGCCGGCTTCACGATCGCCTGCAGTACGTGCGCGATGCGCACGACGACCACTGGCAAATCGAGCGCCTGGCCCCTTGA
- a CDS encoding MAPEG family protein yields MILAYWCVLIAAFMPVAFVAYAKFFGGDKKMDFETNRYPRRWLEQTEGAQQRAYWAQLNSFEAFPPFAAGVIIAVISGGAIGAINLLAVLFVILRIVYGWCYISDRATARSLVWGAATLCTVLLFIVAAIG; encoded by the coding sequence ATGATTCTGGCTTACTGGTGCGTACTGATCGCTGCGTTCATGCCGGTGGCGTTCGTCGCCTATGCGAAGTTCTTCGGTGGCGACAAGAAGATGGATTTCGAAACCAATCGTTATCCACGTCGCTGGCTCGAGCAGACCGAAGGTGCCCAGCAGCGTGCCTACTGGGCCCAGCTGAATTCGTTCGAGGCGTTTCCGCCGTTCGCCGCCGGCGTGATCATCGCCGTGATCTCGGGCGGCGCGATCGGCGCGATCAATCTGCTGGCGGTGCTGTTCGTGATCCTCCGCATCGTCTACGGCTGGTGCTATATCAGCGACCGCGCCACCGCGCGCAGTCTGGTCTGGGGAGCAGCGACCCTGTGCACCGTGCTGCTGTTCATCGTCGCCGCCATCGGCTAG
- the prpC gene encoding 2-methylcitrate synthase has product MSKTENSAGLAGVTAGKTAICTVGKQGVGLTYRGYLIQDLAAKAEFEEVAYLMLYGELPTAGQLDDYKQRLAGMRGLPDAVRTALELLPANTHPMDVMRTGASVLGTIEQENDPSRQHEVADRLLAAFPSMLLYWYHFVESGKRIEVDTDDDKVGAHFLHLLHGEVPSEDAVRCMSTSLILYAEHEFNASTFTARVITATLSDFYSAVVGAIGALRGPLHGGANEKAMELIQTFKDPDDAEAGLKRMLADKEKIMGFGHRVYKTGDPRNAIIKEWSEKLAGDDPYKRNLYAISERLEQVMQDEKGMFPNADFYHATAYHFLGIPTMLFTPIFVISRLTGWGAHIFEQRADNRLIRPNAEYVGPAVRDFRPIEQRGR; this is encoded by the coding sequence ATGAGCAAGACCGAGAACAGCGCCGGCCTGGCCGGTGTGACCGCCGGCAAGACGGCGATCTGCACCGTCGGAAAGCAGGGCGTCGGCCTGACCTATCGCGGCTATCTGATTCAGGATCTGGCCGCCAAGGCCGAGTTCGAGGAAGTCGCCTATCTGATGCTCTACGGTGAGCTGCCCACAGCCGGGCAGCTCGACGACTACAAGCAGCGCTTGGCCGGCATGCGGGGCCTGCCCGACGCGGTCAGGACCGCACTCGAGTTGTTGCCTGCGAACACTCACCCGATGGATGTGATGCGTACCGGCGCCTCGGTGCTCGGTACCATCGAGCAGGAGAACGATCCGAGTCGCCAGCACGAGGTCGCCGATCGGCTGCTGGCGGCGTTCCCCTCGATGCTGCTTTACTGGTATCACTTCGTTGAATCCGGCAAGCGGATCGAGGTCGACACCGACGACGACAAGGTCGGCGCGCATTTTCTGCATCTGCTCCACGGAGAAGTGCCCTCCGAGGACGCAGTGCGCTGCATGTCCACCTCGCTGATCCTCTACGCCGAGCACGAGTTCAATGCCTCGACGTTCACCGCGCGGGTGATCACGGCAACGCTGAGTGACTTTTATTCGGCTGTAGTGGGGGCCATCGGCGCGCTGCGCGGCCCGCTGCACGGCGGGGCCAATGAGAAGGCCATGGAGCTGATCCAGACCTTCAAGGACCCCGACGACGCCGAGGCGGGTCTGAAGAGGATGCTGGCCGACAAGGAAAAGATCATGGGCTTCGGGCATCGCGTCTACAAGACCGGGGACCCGCGCAACGCCATCATCAAGGAATGGTCGGAAAAGCTTGCCGGCGACGACCCGTACAAGCGCAATCTGTATGCGATCTCCGAGCGCCTGGAGCAGGTCATGCAGGATGAAAAGGGCATGTTTCCCAACGCGGATTTCTACCATGCCACGGCGTATCACTTCCTGGGCATCCCGACGATGCTGTTCACGCCGATCTTCGTGATCTCGCGCTTGACCGGCTGGGGTGCGCACATCTTCGAACAGCGCGCCGACAACCGTCTCATCCGTCCCAACGCAGAATATGTCGGTCCGGCGGTGCGCGACTTCCGGCCGATCGAGCAGCGCGGCCGCTGA
- a CDS encoding wax ester/triacylglycerol synthase family O-acyltransferase produces METKRLNLVDTAWLNVETDRAPMHVGGLLTFRMPADAPADLPRRIVEHYHSFTRAYSPWNHRLRSGGRLSNVTPEWELLDEIDVEYHFRHSALPAPGGERELGELASRLHSHPLDFRRPPWEAYLIEGLEDNRFAMYLKVHHSLIDGVAGMKLLARALSDDAGDTTRPPFWAIEPRRRRRRPPSEVRPGLYRAVAELVGDARDQVSSLPGFGGIVRDMLNAARRKGGSVGLPFSSASSILNGRIEAQRRYATQLYSLSEFRALAKSAHVTVNDIVLAVCGGGLRRYLKDIGELPAKPLTAGIPVSVRPADDDEASGNALTFIVANLATDIDDPAERLAAIAQSTRHAKYNLGKLSAAAITQYTVALMAPYVLSLVSGMAGRTRPVFNVTVSNLPGPEGPLFIHGAEMEAFYPTSLVTHGQALNITVHGYADTLGFGFMGCRETLPSLQRLAVFAGESLDELRALYGEPRDEPSSRPASDTARKSTARRRKSG; encoded by the coding sequence ATGGAAACCAAACGCCTGAATCTGGTCGATACGGCCTGGCTGAACGTGGAAACCGATCGCGCGCCCATGCACGTCGGCGGTCTGCTCACCTTTCGTATGCCGGCCGATGCGCCCGCCGATCTGCCGCGTCGCATCGTCGAGCACTATCATTCGTTCACCCGCGCATACTCGCCCTGGAATCACCGGCTCAGAAGCGGCGGACGGCTGAGCAACGTCACCCCCGAATGGGAGCTGCTCGACGAGATCGATGTCGAATATCATTTTCGTCATTCGGCGCTGCCGGCGCCGGGCGGCGAACGCGAACTCGGCGAACTTGCCTCGCGCCTGCACAGCCATCCGCTGGATTTCCGGCGCCCGCCGTGGGAGGCGTATCTGATCGAGGGCCTCGAGGACAACCGCTTTGCGATGTACCTGAAGGTCCATCATTCGCTGATCGACGGTGTCGCCGGCATGAAGCTGCTGGCGCGAGCGCTCAGCGACGACGCCGGCGACACGACACGGCCCCCGTTCTGGGCGATCGAGCCGCGGCGTCGGCGTCGACGTCCGCCCAGCGAAGTCCGGCCCGGGCTGTATCGAGCCGTGGCCGAGCTGGTGGGCGATGCCCGTGACCAGGTCAGCTCGTTGCCCGGATTCGGCGGCATCGTGCGGGACATGCTCAACGCCGCCCGACGCAAGGGCGGGTCCGTCGGCCTGCCGTTCTCCTCGGCCTCGTCGATCCTCAACGGCCGGATCGAGGCCCAGCGCCGTTATGCCACCCAGCTGTATTCGCTGTCGGAGTTCCGTGCGCTGGCCAAGAGCGCGCATGTCACGGTCAACGATATCGTGCTTGCGGTCTGTGGCGGCGGGCTGCGACGTTATCTGAAGGATATCGGTGAGCTGCCGGCCAAGCCCCTGACCGCCGGCATTCCGGTGTCGGTGCGTCCGGCCGACGACGACGAGGCTTCCGGCAATGCGCTGACCTTCATCGTGGCCAACCTGGCGACCGATATCGACGATCCGGCAGAACGGCTGGCCGCGATCGCTCAATCCACCCGGCATGCCAAGTACAACCTGGGCAAACTGTCGGCGGCGGCGATCACGCAGTACACGGTCGCATTGATGGCGCCCTATGTCCTGTCGCTGGTCAGTGGCATGGCCGGTCGCACGCGGCCTGTGTTCAACGTGACGGTGTCGAACCTGCCCGGCCCGGAAGGTCCGCTGTTCATCCACGGCGCAGAGATGGAAGCCTTCTACCCGACCTCTCTGGTCACCCATGGCCAGGCGCTCAATATCACTGTGCACGGCTATGCCGATACGCTGGGTTTCGGGTTCATGGGCTGTCGGGAGACGCTGCCGTCGCTGCAGCGGCTGGCGGTGTTTGCCGGTGAATCGCTCGATGAGCTGCGCGCCTTGTACGGTGAACCCCGTGACGAGCCGAGTAGCCGGCCCGCCTCGGATACGGCCCGCAAGTCGACCGCACGACGCCGCAAGTCCGGCTGA
- a CDS encoding L,D-transpeptidase family protein, giving the protein MKMCRSFALGLIAALLTSLSVVAPSIAAVYDMPPDNSDLVGELQHIKTKESDTFVKLARQYNVGYRELRLANPDVDPWLPGEGTPMVIPTRYVLPDAPRRGLVINIPEMRVYYFPPKGHKYAGKVVTYPLGIGREGWSTPLGKTTVVRKKADPTWTPPSSIRAEHAKAGDPLPAVVPASPDNPLGQHALYLGMPSYLLHGTNKPAGIGLKVSHGCIRLYPEDIAALFSMVDPGTPVNIISQPYKIGWEGSTLYIESHPPDANGDAPVRSYTPWVEELIAATKSHGNAPVDWDRAQKVVETADGIPEPIGVRVGAN; this is encoded by the coding sequence ATGAAGATGTGTCGATCGTTCGCGCTGGGCCTTATCGCCGCGCTACTCACGAGCCTGAGCGTTGTAGCGCCCTCGATCGCGGCGGTCTACGACATGCCACCGGACAACTCCGATCTGGTCGGCGAACTGCAGCACATCAAGACCAAGGAGTCCGACACCTTCGTCAAGCTGGCACGTCAGTACAACGTGGGCTATCGCGAGCTGCGCCTGGCCAACCCCGATGTCGACCCGTGGCTGCCCGGCGAGGGCACGCCCATGGTCATCCCCACGCGCTATGTGCTGCCGGATGCACCGCGTCGCGGGCTGGTCATCAATATTCCCGAAATGCGGGTGTACTACTTCCCGCCCAAGGGGCACAAGTACGCCGGCAAGGTCGTCACCTACCCGCTGGGCATCGGCCGCGAGGGCTGGTCGACCCCGCTGGGCAAGACCACCGTAGTGCGCAAGAAAGCCGACCCCACCTGGACACCGCCGAGTTCCATCCGCGCCGAGCACGCCAAGGCCGGCGATCCGCTGCCCGCGGTGGTGCCTGCCAGCCCGGACAACCCCCTGGGTCAGCACGCGCTGTATCTCGGCATGCCCTCCTACCTGCTGCATGGCACCAACAAGCCGGCCGGTATCGGGCTCAAGGTCTCGCACGGCTGTATTCGTCTCTACCCGGAGGACATCGCGGCGCTGTTCTCGATGGTCGATCCCGGTACGCCGGTGAATATCATCAGTCAGCCGTACAAGATCGGCTGGGAAGGCAGCACGCTGTATATCGAATCGCATCCGCCGGATGCCAACGGCGATGCGCCCGTGCGTTCGTACACGCCCTGGGTCGAGGAACTGATTGCCGCGACCAAGAGCCACGGCAACGCCCCGGTGGACTGGGACCGTGCCCAGAAGGTCGTCGAGACCGCCGACGGCATACCCGAACCGATCGGCGTGCGCGTCGGCGCGAACTAG
- a CDS encoding NAD(P)/FAD-dependent oxidoreductase, which yields MADTKMLDVLIVGAGISGIGMACHLRESCPDKTFALVERRASLGGTWDLFRYPGIRSDSDMFSFGYRFRPWQEPRILSDGGSIREYLAETAREFDVERHIHFGRKTTRAQWSSDQACWTVTTESETNGERERWQCRYLVLGTGYYRYDEGFTPEFPGRAEFKGRFVHPQQWPEDLDYSGKKVVVIGSGATAITLVPAMAEDAAHVTMLQRSPTYILSLPAVDTISSQLQRILPKSWVFRMARERNIGLQRLIYIVCRRYPRLMRKLLLASVRAQVGRDVDMRHFSPDYNPWDQRLCVVPNGDLFKTLRSDRASIVTDEIDCLTENGIRLKSGTLIEADIIVSATGLNMEMLGGIELVKDGERQNPNEHMTYKGVLVEGLPNLAAIFGYTNASWTLKADIAAAYMCRLIRHMDSRGYRSATPRAIDAIAEDRSVMDSLNAGYVKRASAKLPRQGDRLPWRVLNHYRRDRKMLVESPIEDGVLRFDEPGVATGEQNAA from the coding sequence ATGGCTGATACCAAGATGCTGGACGTACTCATCGTCGGGGCCGGAATCTCCGGCATCGGCATGGCCTGTCACCTGCGCGAATCCTGCCCCGACAAGACGTTCGCTCTCGTCGAGCGACGTGCTTCGCTGGGCGGTACCTGGGATCTGTTCCGGTATCCGGGTATCCGTTCGGATTCCGACATGTTCAGCTTCGGTTACCGGTTCCGGCCGTGGCAGGAACCGCGGATTCTGTCGGACGGCGGGTCGATCCGCGAGTATCTGGCCGAGACCGCGCGTGAGTTCGACGTCGAGCGGCATATCCATTTCGGCCGGAAGACCACGCGGGCCCAGTGGTCCTCCGACCAGGCCTGCTGGACTGTGACGACCGAGTCCGAGACCAACGGTGAGCGCGAGCGTTGGCAGTGTCGGTATCTCGTGCTCGGCACCGGTTATTACCGCTACGACGAGGGCTTCACGCCTGAATTTCCGGGTCGCGCCGAGTTCAAGGGGCGTTTCGTGCATCCTCAGCAGTGGCCGGAGGATCTCGACTACTCCGGCAAGAAGGTGGTGGTGATCGGCAGCGGGGCCACCGCCATTACGCTGGTGCCGGCCATGGCCGAAGACGCAGCCCATGTCACCATGCTTCAGCGTTCGCCGACCTATATCCTGTCGCTGCCGGCGGTGGATACGATATCCAGTCAGCTCCAGCGCATTCTGCCCAAGTCGTGGGTGTTTCGAATGGCGCGTGAGCGCAACATCGGACTACAGCGCCTGATCTATATCGTCTGTCGGCGCTACCCGCGACTCATGCGCAAGCTGCTGCTGGCCAGCGTTCGCGCCCAGGTCGGCCGGGATGTCGACATGCGCCACTTTTCCCCCGACTACAATCCCTGGGATCAGCGGTTGTGCGTCGTGCCCAACGGTGATCTGTTCAAGACCCTGCGCTCGGACCGGGCGTCGATCGTCACCGACGAGATCGACTGCCTGACCGAAAACGGTATCCGGCTGAAATCGGGGACGCTGATCGAGGCCGATATCATCGTGTCGGCCACTGGGCTGAACATGGAAATGCTCGGGGGTATCGAGCTGGTCAAGGACGGCGAGCGGCAGAACCCGAACGAACATATGACCTACAAGGGTGTACTGGTCGAGGGGCTGCCCAATCTGGCCGCCATCTTCGGCTATACCAACGCATCCTGGACGCTCAAGGCCGATATCGCCGCCGCCTACATGTGTCGGCTGATTCGTCATATGGACTCGCGCGGCTATCGTAGTGCGACCCCGCGCGCTATCGACGCCATCGCGGAAGATCGTTCGGTGATGGATTCTCTGAACGCCGGTTATGTGAAGCGGGCCAGCGCGAAGTTGCCGCGCCAGGGCGATCGTCTGCCCTGGCGCGTGCTCAATCACTATCGCCGCGATCGTAAGATGCTCGTCGAATCACCGATCGAAGACGGCGTGCTCCGCTTCGACGAGCCGGGCGTGGCGACCGGCGAGCAGAACGCCGCCTGA
- a CDS encoding amidase, producing the protein MNLDDFTLAGIAADYRNGALSPRQVIEQCQANYARHARSLDAYRYWAGPGLAAQADLAARAFECGHDTGPLQGMPCSVKDIYGVAGMDIFAGSPRALPDPWQRPGPMVRRLSRELAIVTGKTHTVEFAYGGLGTNPHWPVPINPWDVAAERVPGGSSAGAGVSLATGSALVALGTDTAGSVRVPASMTGQVGLKTTHGRWSLEGIVPLSPSLDTAGLLTRTVADMTYAFGAFDGTPVPERAEVAGLRIGVPDGFFWDDCDAGVAETVTCALEELEQAGARRQTLELGGVEAAFACFCEGGLVPPELHTFLSRELPEWIDTLDPIVRRRLDAGADLSATEYLARKQRFGRLGAEAADRLASVDMLAVPTVAVTPPRRADVVAGDDYARCNVRALRNTCIANLFGLCALTLPVGRDRAGLPVGLMLMARPWQEPALLAAAGAIERCLGSCRERLGTPPRLVGAAG; encoded by the coding sequence ATGAATCTCGATGACTTCACCCTGGCCGGTATTGCGGCCGATTATCGAAACGGCGCGCTGAGCCCGCGTCAGGTGATCGAGCAGTGTCAGGCCAATTACGCCCGGCATGCACGTTCGCTGGATGCCTATCGCTACTGGGCCGGGCCGGGGCTGGCCGCTCAGGCGGATCTGGCTGCGCGTGCGTTCGAGTGCGGACACGATACCGGGCCATTGCAGGGCATGCCCTGCTCGGTGAAGGATATCTACGGCGTCGCCGGTATGGATATCTTTGCCGGCTCGCCGCGCGCGTTGCCCGATCCCTGGCAGCGGCCGGGACCGATGGTCCGGCGCTTGTCGCGCGAGCTGGCGATCGTCACCGGCAAGACCCATACGGTGGAGTTCGCCTATGGCGGGCTCGGCACCAACCCACACTGGCCGGTGCCCATCAACCCCTGGGATGTCGCTGCCGAACGCGTACCCGGCGGCTCCAGCGCCGGTGCGGGTGTCAGCCTCGCCACCGGCTCGGCGCTGGTCGCACTGGGCACCGATACCGCCGGCTCGGTGCGCGTACCGGCGAGCATGACCGGCCAGGTCGGGCTCAAGACCACGCACGGGCGCTGGTCGCTGGAAGGCATCGTGCCGCTGAGCCCTTCGCTGGATACCGCGGGGCTGCTTACGCGCACGGTGGCAGACATGACCTATGCCTTCGGCGCGTTCGATGGTACGCCCGTGCCGGAACGCGCCGAGGTCGCCGGTCTACGCATCGGCGTGCCCGACGGCTTCTTCTGGGACGACTGCGATGCCGGCGTAGCCGAAACCGTCACCTGCGCGCTCGAAGAACTCGAGCAAGCCGGCGCCCGTCGACAGACGCTCGAACTCGGCGGCGTCGAGGCGGCATTCGCCTGCTTTTGCGAAGGCGGACTGGTGCCGCCGGAACTCCACACGTTCCTGTCGCGCGAACTGCCGGAATGGATCGATACCCTCGATCCGATCGTCCGGCGGCGGCTGGATGCCGGCGCAGACCTGTCGGCCACCGAATATCTCGCGCGCAAACAGCGATTCGGCCGCCTGGGCGCCGAGGCCGCCGACCGGCTGGCCTCGGTCGATATGCTCGCCGTGCCCACCGTGGCCGTGACGCCGCCACGCCGGGCTGACGTGGTCGCGGGCGACGACTATGCGCGCTGCAACGTGCGCGCGTTGCGCAATACCTGTATCGCCAACCTGTTCGGCCTGTGTGCGCTCACCCTGCCGGTTGGCCGGGATCGTGCCGGCCTGCCCGTGGGGCTGATGCTGATGGCGCGGCCCTGGCAGGAGCCGGCGTTGCTGGCTGCCGCCGGCGCGATCGAGCGCTGTCTGGGCAGCTGCCGCGAGCGTCTGGGCACGCCGCCGCGCCTGGTTGGCGCAGCGGGCTGA